Within the Osmerus eperlanus chromosome 10, fOsmEpe2.1, whole genome shotgun sequence genome, the region ttattatttttattagcttatttacgtttttgagggcattttttcagttagcagatggtaatgtttgaatcgcgattccatcttctactgctggtaacgtcgtagaataatcttcaaagggggttctttattcatgaatgaatgcaatatgagtaggctaaatgcctgaaaatatcatgagaagggaaaacttaaaaggacgtttaagtcatagagattaggtcaatttttacaccggtctgccaaatgtattcgttgattcagctatgaggctgcctcttgcaggggaaatgagaagacatcatatttcattctacacttaactcgtattttgagttgtaaatgagcagcaaaaaaaagatgcttttaaatctatgtaatctttataaataataagtaggccctatgcatttttagataaaatatacagaaatatcagttgtaaaaatgtcattaaaaaacggacccctgtgcaaccgacgcaagcaagcacaccctacaatttccccagaaattgtaccctttcTAGTTTTAGTTTTTAATGTGGGTATCAGAGACCACTTATTTCGGTTTACATTACAAACATGCTACCAACATATCCCCAGCTTTATTATGTCTACACCTATTAAGTTGCTATATTCTGTATATTAATATATTAACAATAATCTAAGCATCATGGCTGAAAATAAAGTTTCACTCGACAATTCCACTGTCTTTCTCAATGATTCATAGACAGGGACACTCCACCATGAAGGGATGAGTCATACATTAAAGTGGTTTCGACTTTGTTTTAAAGAAGTAGAGTAGGATTGTATTAATCCGTGCGGGAAAATTGCTTCAGCCGTATCAAAAGGCAAAATACAATATAAGTGTGTCTAAGGGAGAATTGTGGCAGAGAGTGGTTAAAACCCAAATTAGGAACAAGCAGATGGATGACATGCATGCTGAAGCCAAGCTGCTGATTACAATTCACCTGGAATAGGCTACATCTAGACCTGTGTAGTCTGTATAGTAACACACCTATTTAAGATGGACTTGTAAACATTTGAAAGGTAATTAAGCTTTCTCAAAAGCAGCTCTGACGCTTCTTTAAGTGCGTGACAGTTTTGTCAGATTTTCTAGTGTTCAGTTTTTGAATGGCAAATGATGTTGCACACAGGAACTTGAAGAATGGGTCTTCCAGATCGATATTTGAACTCTTTGTTCTTTTAGTCATAATGAAAGACCAGGATGGTATGTCAGTTGATTGAAATTTAATTCATGAGGCATCAAACTTTTGAATTCTTCGCAGAAAATTAATTTAAGCCTTTTGTGTGTTGTTAATTACAATGGAATTAATACAATGGGTTTAATTTAGCATCCCATACATGGGGTTCTGGGCATCCTGAGCCTCTCTCTATATGAGGAATGCTTTCCCCCTCAGCTCTGAGCAGCAAAGCATGTCAGAAGTTCAAAGACACTCGTGAGTAAAAGGAGCCACACAAAGGCTCATGTGACGGTTATGTCCAGGGATGGGGTTGAAAATTAGCCAGGTGGCTAAAACCGGCACTTTTACTGAAACGTTGATTAATGTGCACTGTCcctgtaaaaataaaataaactctAATGTAACATATCCCCTTTTAAAACCACCTCACaccacttttttttcttcatggaATTGCTATATGATCATCAATTGCCTACGTATGGAAGCCCATTTccgccagtaaaaaaaaaagaaaaaagggttAAGTCAAAATTATCAGATACTTAATCGAAATTATGAGATAGGCCTACAAAGTGAGCATGCGAGAGTTCAACTTTAATACAATACGGTCAAAGTAGCAACTTGTTGGCAAATTATAGAGGATAATCAATTTGAAATGGACATGGTTTGTGAGTAGCAACTCGGACATCGGTTAGGCCAGCAAGGTGATGAAGGGATCTTTCATTTTCAGCGCCATACTGGAGCACATGCGTACTTGGTATCTCATAATTTCGACTTAATATCTCATAGTTATAACAATCTTTAATCTTTTTTTATGTTCTTTTACTGGCGGAAATGGGCTTCCATACCTACCTGTATGTATTAATGGGTGAAACTTTTAATAGCATGTGTCATAGCATGTGTGATGGACCAGTACAATTTGTTGTGTTGTGTCCTGAACTTCATCAATCGAACTGTCCAATGCTTTAGTTAGCAACATGATGTTAAGTGAGCCGTTGTTAACTGTGTCCGACCTATGTTGTTATTGTGAACCTTGTGTGACTCATTGGTGTTAAGCGttgttgtcttgtgtgtgtgtgattcatgCATGTTCCAGATATGGTTTTAACAGCTGTGGTCTGCTGGCTGCCCAGGAGAGGCTGAAGGCCAGAGCAGGAACACAGGCAGAGCTCACTAAaggtaaacacaacctcagGCTAAAATGCTACTGTCCTGTTTTAATGAGGATGACACTGACAAAGTTCAGAGTCTGTCAGAGTAACTGTGGTGTTTTTGAGAGCATCATTGCTACAGTATAGTTACATTCTAATGTACAATGTTTATGCATGATCAATGTGTTTACCCAAGTCCAGTCAAATGGCATCTTCTGCTAATTTGCTTTTAGTAAAGTCCACCTACCTAAAGATAGCCTAGTAAAGTCTAACCTCACCTGCTTCCAGTCAGTGACCCatactcctccctgctcctgtctctgctCATGCCGTGTGTTTTTAGCTGGCCTGCCCCTAGGCATCAACTTGGGCAAGAACAAACTGTCCCAGAGTGCAACGGGAGACTATCTGGAGGGGGTGCGTGGGCTGGGGCCGCTGGCAGACTACCTGGTGGTCAACGTCAGCAGTCCCAACACCCCGGGCCTCCGAGACCTGCAGAGCAAGGATGAGCTCAGGCAGTTACTGCACAAGGTAGGAAAACAACCCTCAAaacagctccctccctccctcttcacctcttcatcctcctactcccctccctcttcccatcTCTTCACCTCTTCACCCTCctactcccctccttctcctctcaaaCGGAATAACTCATAGTCAACTCACAGTACTGCCTGCAGGGTACACTATTATGGCGTTTGTTTTGAAATGGTATTGATAATCTGAGTATCCCTCTAAGCCTGAGCCTGACAGTTCAAAACACTGAGTGGAGAGTCTGTATTCCAACCACATAACCTGGACTTTGCCATGCATTATTAAAAAAAGGGATGGTTAAGGATTGTAATTGCCTTTCCCTCTCTATGGCAGAGAAGTGAAATTACACATGCAGTCCCAATGCCACTACTGCTGGGGAAACAGGTTAACCTGCTTGTAAAAGGActaaagggagtcagatggctgagcagtgagggagtcgggctagtaatctgaaggttgccagttcgattcccagccgtgccaaatgacattgtgtccttgggcaaggcaattcaccctacttgcttggggggaatgtccctgtagttactgtaagtcgctctggataagagtgtctgctaaatgtaaatgtaatgtaaatgtaaaagatcCCAAAACTGTCACTCAAATCATCCTGTCATCATGAATCATGTACAGCTCTCTGACTGTGAAAATGGTTTATCCATCATATCTGTCTTGTTGTTGTgcctcccgcctcctctccgCTGGTCTCCTGCAGGTGCTAAAGGAGCGTGATGCACTCCAGGGGGGGTCAAAGCCCCCGGTCTTGGTGAAGATCGCCCCAGACCTCACCCACCAGGACAAGCAGGACATCGCCGATGTCATCACTGAGGTCAGAGTTGAGCCTTGTGCGGTcagggttgtgtttgagtgtttcaGTTTGACCACTGGCCTCTCAGCCCTGTTTGTTTTCAGGGCCCTTCTTTCTACTCAGCTCACGTAACAGTGGACTGTGGGTGTAGTCCTCACCCAAGCAGGATTCTGCCCTAGGCTTTCACAGGCAGAGAAGTTTGTTAATACCTTCATTGAAATGCAttacatctcctcttcctccccctcaatGGATTGCtcttggaagagagagagggactttgCTAAtgtgagggggaaagaggaagaaagcGTTGCGAATATTTGATCTGTATCTCATTTGGACCTCAACATCCGTGTATATACTAAGCTAGTCACTGAACACTACTCTGACAATAGCAAATGCATGTATGCAAGTTTAATGACAAAAAGCTCCTCAACGGACACTAATAATCTTATTGACAGTGATTGACAGGGGTTTGACGTCCTTAACCATGTGTGATTTgcttgtgccccccccccccctctcactttaAGCTGGGTGTGGATGGTCTGATGATATCCAACACCACAGTGTCTAGGCCTGACATCCTCAAAGATCCCCAGAAATGTGAAGTAGGGGGGCTGAGCGGCAGACCGGTCAGGGAACTGTCCACACACACGGTCAGGGAGATGTACAGCCTCACAAAAGGTACTGTACTGTTAACGGGCGGTACCTTAACCACAATGACAAAATCTTAACAGTACGACGTGCTGGACCAAAttcattttttcttttcaatTCAAAGTGTTTTTGTCACCCAGAAAACTGACACAACTGTACAAAACAAATAATAACAAGGATGTTTCTCTTCTCATTTGAAGGCAAGGTGCCAATCATAGGAGTTGGGGGTGTTTCCTCTGGGCAGGATGCCATGGAAAAGATCCGTGCTGGCGCCTCATTGGTCCAGCTGTACACTGCCCTCATTTATCAAGGACCTCCAGTAGTCAACAAGATCAAACGAGAGCTTGAGCAACTTCTTACGTGAGGATGGAAAGATAGCATAAACATAGTGTTGTATCAGGagtttatatattatatataggtgcatctcagtaaattagaatatcaTGGAAAGGTTTGTTTATAAGTAAATTCAAAAGGTGAAACTCTACAAATATACAGAGGGATTACACACAGAGTGAAACATTTCAAGTGTTTATTTCTTTTGAAAACCCAAATTTAAGTATCTCAGAAAATGTGAATATTGTGAAAAGGTTCAATATTGTAGACCGATGATGTCCCATGCTAATCAGATAATTAACTCAAAACACCTGCAAAGGTTTCCTGAGCCTTTAAAATTGTCTCTAAGGctggttcagtaggctacaAAATCATGGGGAAGACTGCTGACCTGACAGTTGTCCCGAAAACAGTCATTGACACCCGCCACAAAAGGTAATTTTCTAAAGACGCTGGCTGTTCCCAGAGTGCTGTATCCAAGCATATTAATAGAAAGTTGAGTGGAAGGAAAAAGTGTGGTTGAAAAAGGTGCACAAGCAACAGGGATAACCGCAGCTTTTGGGGGATTGTGAAGCAACGGCCATTCAAGAATTTGGGGGAGATTCACAAGGAGTGGATTGCAGCTGGAGTCCGTGCTTCAAAAGCCACCACGCACAGATGTATCCAGGACATGGGCTACAACTGTCACATTCCTCGTGTCAAGCGTGATTTGGGGAGCCATGTCGTCTGCTGGTGTAGGTCCACTGTTTTATCAAGTCCAAAGTCAATGCAGCCGTCTACCAGGACATTTTAGAGCACTTCATGCTTCCTTCCGCTGACAAGCTTTATGGAGATGCTGATTTCATTTTCCAGCAGGACTTGGCACCTGCCCACACTGCCAGAAGTACCAGTACCTGGTTTAATGACCATGGTATCACTGTGCTTGATTGGCCAGCAAATTCACCTGACCTAAACCCCATAGAGAATCTATGGgtatt harbors:
- the dhodh gene encoding dihydroorotate dehydrogenase (quinone), mitochondrial, translating into MAGQLKKRLKDAVQIIGSGSVLFVSYLTAVGDERFYANQLMPLLQRIVGAETAHVMAVKVIGLGLVPWNCYQDPASLEVNIMGCKFRNPIGIAAGFDKHGEAVDGLYRLGFGFVEVGTITPKPQEGNPKPRVFRLTKDEAVINRYGFNSCGLLAAQERLKARAGTQAELTKAGLPLGINLGKNKLSQSATGDYLEGVRGLGPLADYLVVNVSSPNTPGLRDLQSKDELRQLLHKVLKERDALQGGSKPPVLVKIAPDLTHQDKQDIADVITELGVDGLMISNTTVSRPDILKDPQKCEVGGLSGRPVRELSTHTVREMYSLTKGKVPIIGVGGVSSGQDAMEKIRAGASLVQLYTALIYQGPPVVNKIKRELEQLLTEQGFSSVSEAVGADHRDTNRTTRIQSHQRDSTATDSESSALAITSTC